CTCTCGTTGTATTCTGATTTCGTCGTTGTTCAGATTACTGTGCCTGACGGAACTGGAACCGGTCCATCGGCAGCAACTGCTGCGGCGCAGAAGGGGCATTGTTGAACACGAACGAGAAAGCGTAGCAGATCACCATCCCGGAGGACATTTCTGCAACATACAGTCCGCCGTCGGCGAACTGGGCGCGTCCCTGAGCGGGTAAATTCACATCACCGGAAACAATCACGTAATGTGGTTTTGCTGTCGGATCGACGTTGAAGTCAGCGGCCAGATTCCGGAAGTAAGCGTGAGTGAACTTTCCAGAGCGAGAGTTCAAGACTGCTCCCTGCAGACGTCCGGTGAGGAAGTCGAGGACGAATACGCCTTCCGCGTTACCGTTGCGTGTGGGGACTGTTGTAATTGCAAAGCGATCCCCATCCCGGTCAGTCGCGACGGCCATGGCTGGCTCATGCGGCCAGAAATAGGACATGCACAGGCCACAGATAACTCCAACCGTCAGCCACAGAAAGCGACGTTCCCCGTATTGTTTCTTAACCACAATTGCCTCCCCATGTGTGTTTGAACTCGGGATTCCGGTGCAGCCCGACGCACGAGTCCCTCATTAAATGCAAAAACAGGTACCAGACTATTCGGCGTACCGACTGTTCTGGTCTGAACTAAATACAGTTATCTGAAATTGTATCCAAGAGTCCCGCATTCTGCCAGACATGATTGCTGTGAAAGCTGAGATGGAAACGGGATGTGAATTTACGGGGTCTGGCTTGAAAATACGCCCTGAAAATCACTTTGGTTGTAATTCCGAACCGTCAAAAGTATGCTGCTTTGTACGTAGCTGGTCAGTTCGACTGGTGGGATTCAACATTTCGCAGCTCAACTCTAACTCGTCTTATTGCACGGGTCTGGAATGAATCAACAAGGGGAGGAATGCTTCAATGGAAACAATGAACGGTCAACTCAATCGTAAATTACGAATGGCACTTGTTGGCGGGGGCCAGGGTTCGTTTATCGGCCGTGTGCATTCCATTGCTGCCTGTCTGGATAACCGGGCCGAGCTGGTAGCGGGGGCCTTGTCCTCCAATCCGGAGAAAGCGAAAGCATCGGCGCCTGCTTATGACATTCCTCCCGAACGGGCTTACGGATCAATTGAAGAACTGATTGAGAAAGAGTCCGCTTTGCCCGAAGATCAGCGGATCGATTTCATCAGCATCGCCACCCCGAACTTTACACATTTTCCCATCGCTAAGGCAGCTGTGGAAGCGGGTTTCAATGTGATCTGCGATAAGCCAATGACCTTTGACCTGGCCCAGGCAGAAGAATTAAAAAGCCTGGTTGAAAAGTCGGGTGTCGTCTTTGCCGTCAGCCATAATTACACCGGATACCCGCTGGTTCGGATGGCACGGGAGATGATCCTGAACGGAGAATTTGGTGAAATTCAGGCCGTTCGTTCGAACTACATTCAGGGTTGGTTGCGGAAACGCCTGGAGGAAGAAGATCAGAAACAGGCTGCCTGGCGTACCGACCCCTCAAAATCCGGGGCTGCTGGGGCCTTTGGTGATATCGCCACTCATGCCTATAACCTGGGACGCTACATGACCGGACTTTTGCCGGATGAGATCTCCTGTAACCTCAAAATTTTCGCCCCCGGTCGTCAGCTGGATGATTACGGTCATGCTGTGATCCGGTTCCAGAACGGAGCTCTGGGAACCGTTACCGCCAGCCAGATTTCGCATGGTCGCGAGAACGATCTGTTCATTGAAATCGACGGCACCAAAGGCGCACTGTCCTGGAGACAGGAAGAGCCTAACCAGATGATCGTCCGTCGTAACGGTCAGCCACATGCGATTTACACTCGTGATCCCAATGCTCCGTTCATGAACGAAAGCGGAGCAGCTGCCTGCCGATTGCCGGCCGGACACCCGGAAGCTTTCTTCGAAGCATTTGCCAATATCTATCGCTCCGCTTTTGACGCCATGATCAGTCGGATTACGGGCGAATCCTTCGAACCGAAAAATACGATCTATCCCAACGTTTATGATGGGGTGGAAGGAATGTTCTTTATTGAGCAGTCTGTGGCCAGCAGCAAGGAAAACGGAGCCTGGCTACCGTTCAACTGCGATTGCGCTCGCAGCTAAACCCGATAAAATAATCGGGATGAAAACCACTGAATCAGGTATTTCCGGACCAGCCAGAGGATCCCTTTTGAGCCTCTGGTCATGGTCCGTTTAGTGTTGATCACGCTGCTGAGCGGTCTTGAAATCTGAACGTGGTCTGGTGAGTCATTGTAACGTGAAATAGGGAAGTTGATGTTTCATGAAGAGCCTGCCACTGCATTATCAGATTCTGATCGCATTAATCCTCGGAACTGTATTAGGGTTTCTATTCAATCCCGGGGAAGAACCACTGGTCGGTCTCACGCTGACGGTCAGTCCACAGGATGGCGGCTACAAGGTGGTGCAGCAGCAGGCCGAACAGGATCCACAAACCCTGGAGTTCTCCAGCAAGGAAGCGTTATTGAAACGCTATCCCGAGCTCAAAAAGCAGTTTGTGGCAGGCGATCTGGAAAAGCCCGAGACATTTGAAGTCAAAGGACGAATGATTCATATCGTCGACTCCGCACGTGAGGTCCATCTGACTTATACCCGTACCGTCGATAAAAAAGTTACGGTCACCACCTATTCTGCAGAGAACGGAGAGGAGCTGGTCGAGAAGTATCCACAGTGGAAGACGGAATTCGAACTCTTCGGTAATACAATCAGTCAAAAGGTGATGGCGATTTCCAAATGGGTTGGCGATCTGTTCTTGCGTCTGTTGAAGATGGTAACCATTCCCCTGATTGTGACTTCCCTGATTACCGGAATTGCCAGCCTGGGGAACGCCACTCGCTTTGGTGCCATGTTCTCGAAGACGCTGTTGTACTATCTCTCCACCAGTCTGCTGGCAATTTTTACCGGGATTTTTGTGGTGAATCTGATACGCCCCGGAATTGGCGCTGAGCTGCCTGGTGGCAGTGGCTCGTTGTCCTCAGGTCAGGA
The genomic region above belongs to Gimesia chilikensis and contains:
- a CDS encoding Gfo/Idh/MocA family protein, with the translated sequence METMNGQLNRKLRMALVGGGQGSFIGRVHSIAACLDNRAELVAGALSSNPEKAKASAPAYDIPPERAYGSIEELIEKESALPEDQRIDFISIATPNFTHFPIAKAAVEAGFNVICDKPMTFDLAQAEELKSLVEKSGVVFAVSHNYTGYPLVRMAREMILNGEFGEIQAVRSNYIQGWLRKRLEEEDQKQAAWRTDPSKSGAAGAFGDIATHAYNLGRYMTGLLPDEISCNLKIFAPGRQLDDYGHAVIRFQNGALGTVTASQISHGRENDLFIEIDGTKGALSWRQEEPNQMIVRRNGQPHAIYTRDPNAPFMNESGAAACRLPAGHPEAFFEAFANIYRSAFDAMISRITGESFEPKNTIYPNVYDGVEGMFFIEQSVASSKENGAWLPFNCDCARS